One segment of Gadus chalcogrammus isolate NIFS_2021 chromosome 8, NIFS_Gcha_1.0, whole genome shotgun sequence DNA contains the following:
- the lrrc24 gene encoding leucine-rich repeat-containing protein 24, translating into ASLSLLLTLLVVPPAGRACPSRCRCYSLTVECGSLGLKEIPPGVPTATQTFFLQDNAVVQIRLLDLSRLGVLHYLYLQNNSISALEPGAFLSQGELLELALNGNLIHLVTADVFRGLDHLRILYLAGNQITRLQDYIFRGLHRLQELHLQDNSIELLGDQALSGLTSLALLDLSRNHLRTLGPSSLKALVSLQVLRVTENPWRCDCALGWLRTWISEEGQRLLSSAEQRRLMCAEPPRLSHLSLVEVAPNSLVCIPPVVQLEPSHLTVRLGESLRVSCQASGYPQPQVTWRKSSHGRTQLSPRGLVQELGPDGELFVPGPAGPATASPSPPPPPPASPLGSDKAAVGSGGVGGLVRGVEEGGERDSFDPDTGSGMLFLSNVTVAHAGRYECEAWNPGGVARVSFHLAVNMSSSSSPSQYWPRLHAHPPSSSSSSSSGSSSYFHPEVLDVSQEPLYEQDSMDFNALGAATQTAIAMGISLLALTALLLLVMIYTRHRQRRKEERGSYCTSKEESILYVNDYSDGPTTFSQLEEYRDNQGHEMYVLNHARPVPGPRAGACPMVGGYCQQGSMKDALLDHEMVQTLSRSGVVMGPRRNPAEGGEGPPTLDPEGLFLGQSLLFGSQVAYEIHC; encoded by the exons aCCTTCTTCCTCCAGGACAACGCTGTGGTCCAGATCCGGCTCCTGGACCTGTCCCGTCTGGGGGTCCTGCACTACCTCTACCTGCAGAACAACAGCATCTCGGCCCTGGAGCCGGGCGCCTTCCTCAGCCAGGGGGAGCTGCTGGAGCTGGCCCTGAACGGGAACCTCATCCACCTGGTGACGGCCGACGTCTTCCGGGGGCTGGACCACCTGCGCATCCTGTACTTGGCCGGCAACCAGATCACCCGGCTGCAGGACTACATCTTCAGGGGCCTGCAC CGTCTACAGGAGCTCCATCTGCAGGACAACAGCATCGAGCTGCTGGGGGACCAGGCCCTGTCCGGCCTGACCTCCCTGGCCCTGCTGGACCTCAGCCGCAACCACCTGCGCACCCTGGGACCCTCCTCGCTGAAGGCCCTGGTCAGCCTGCAGGTGCTGCGGGTCACAG AGAACCCGTGGCGGTGTGACTGCGCGCTGGGCTGGCTGCGGACCTGGATCAGCGAGGAGGGCCAGCGCCTGCTGAGCTCCGCCGAGCAGCGCCGGCTGATGTGCGCCGAGCCCCCCCGCCTGTCCCACCTCAGCCTGGTGGAGGTGGCTCCCAACAGCCTGGTGTGCATCCCCCCCGTCGTGCAGCTGGAGCCCAGCCACCTCACCGTGCGCCTGGGGGAGAGCCTCCGCGTGTCCTGCCAGGCGTCGGGCTACCCCCAGCCCCAGGTCACCTGGAGGAAGTCCTCCCACGGCCGCACGCAGCTGTCCCCGCGGGGCCTGGTGCAGGAGCTGGGCCCTGACGGGGAGCTCTTCGTCCCGGGGCCCGCAGGCCCCGCCACCgcgtctccgtctcctcctcctccccctcccgcctcTCCTCTAGGGTCTGACAAGGCGGCGGTGGGGAGCGGCGGCGTGGGCGGGCTGGTGCGTGGCGTGGAGGAGGGCGGCGAGCGGGACAGCTTCGACCCCGACACGGGCAGCGGCATGCTGTTCCTCAGCAACGTGACGGTGGCCCACGCCGGCCGCTACGAGTGCGAGGCCTGGAACccggggggcgtggccagggtGAGCTTCCACCTGGCGGTCAAcatgtcctcctcgtcctcgccgTCCCAGTACTGGCCCCGCCTCCACGCCCACCctccgtcgtcctcctcctcctcgtcctccggcAGCTCCTCCTACTTCCACCCGGAGGTGCTGGACGTCAGCCAGGAGCCGCTGTACGAGCAGGACAGCATGGACTTCAACGCGCTGGGCGCCGCCACACAGACCGCCATCGCCATGGGGATCTCCCTGCTGGCGCTCACCGCCCTGCTGCTTCTAGTCATGATCTACACACGGCACCGCCAGCGCCGCAAGGAAGAGCGCGGCTCCTACTGCACCAGCAAGGAGGAGAGCATCCTGTACGTCAACGACTACTCCGACGGGCCCACCACCTTCTCCCAGCTGGAGGAGTACCGGGACAACCAGGGCCACGAGATGTACGTCCTGAACCACGCCCGGCCCGTCCCGGGCCCCAGGGCCGGGGCGTGCCCCATGGTGGGCGGGTACTGCCAGCAGGGCAGCATGAAGGACGCGCTGCTGGACCACGAGATGGTGCAGACGCTGAGCCGCTCGGGCGTGGTCATGGGGCCCCGGAGGAACCCGGCGGAGGGCGGAGAGGGGCCCCCGACGCTGGACCCCGAAGGGCTGTTCCTGGGACAGAGTCTGCTGTTTGGGTCGCAGGTGGCCTACGAGATCCACTGCTGA